From Rhodococcus antarcticus, the proteins below share one genomic window:
- a CDS encoding M20 family metallopeptidase, with translation MAEPARDRATAAVSTHAAELHALSHSLHAEPEIAFAERRSAAKLTESLSQHGFDVRRGVAGLPTAFDATFGSGELVIGLCAEYDALPEVGHACGHNVIAAAALGAGFALAEVADELGITVRVIGTPAEETGGGKVLMLDAGVFDGVAAAMMVHPNPVETVASPSLAIADVAVRYTGKESHAAAAPHLGRNAADAITVAQVGIGLLRQHLEPGQMVHGIVSHGGAAPNIVPAHTEALYYLRARDLESLRRITARARDCFAAGALATGCTHDVVEISPTYAELAPDAWLAQAYRTAVTALGRTPLSRAEEVLRQAGSTDMGNVTRALPGIHPTVAIDCGDAVNHQPEFAAACVNASADRAVLDGATALAHTAIAAATDADQRDRLLEGVARR, from the coding sequence GTGGCTGAGCCCGCCCGGGACCGCGCCACTGCGGCGGTGAGCACGCACGCGGCCGAGCTGCATGCCCTCTCGCACTCCCTGCACGCCGAGCCGGAGATTGCCTTCGCCGAGCGCCGCAGCGCGGCGAAGCTGACGGAGTCGTTGTCCCAGCACGGGTTCGACGTCCGTCGCGGTGTCGCCGGCCTGCCCACGGCCTTCGACGCGACCTTCGGCAGCGGCGAGCTCGTCATCGGGCTGTGCGCCGAGTACGACGCTCTGCCCGAGGTGGGACACGCCTGTGGGCACAACGTGATCGCCGCCGCGGCCCTCGGGGCCGGGTTCGCGCTGGCCGAGGTGGCCGACGAGCTCGGGATCACCGTGCGCGTGATCGGCACCCCGGCCGAGGAGACCGGGGGCGGCAAGGTGCTGATGCTCGACGCGGGGGTGTTCGACGGCGTGGCCGCGGCGATGATGGTGCACCCCAACCCGGTGGAGACCGTGGCGTCGCCCTCGCTCGCCATCGCCGACGTGGCCGTCCGCTACACGGGCAAGGAGAGCCACGCCGCCGCGGCACCGCACCTGGGCCGCAACGCCGCGGACGCGATCACGGTGGCGCAGGTGGGGATCGGGCTGCTGCGCCAGCACCTGGAGCCGGGCCAGATGGTGCACGGCATCGTCAGCCACGGCGGGGCGGCCCCGAACATCGTCCCGGCGCACACCGAGGCGCTCTACTACCTCCGTGCGCGGGACCTCGAGTCGCTGCGGCGCATCACCGCACGCGCGCGCGACTGCTTCGCGGCCGGCGCGCTGGCCACCGGGTGCACCCACGACGTGGTCGAGATCTCGCCGACCTACGCCGAGCTCGCCCCGGACGCCTGGCTCGCGCAGGCCTACCGCACGGCGGTCACCGCGCTGGGTCGCACGCCGCTGAGCCGCGCGGAGGAGGTGCTGCGCCAGGCGGGCAGCACCGACATGGGCAACGTGACCCGCGCCCTCCCCGGCATCCACCCGACCGTGGCCATCGACTGCGGCGACGCGGTGAACCACCAGCCGGAGTTCGCCGCGGCCTGCGTCAACGCCTCGGCCGACCGCGCCGTGCTGGACGGGGCGACGGCCCTGGCGCACACCGCGATCGCCGCCGCCACCGACGCGGACCAGCGTGACCGGCTGCTCGAGGGGGTGGCGCGCCGGTGA